One window of the Endomicrobium proavitum genome contains the following:
- a CDS encoding radical SAM protein, whose translation MNFEKNIETLFSMQDACVICPKKCKAKRNAGQKGLCKTADKIFIASANVHTGEEPPISGSRGSGTIFFSNCTLSCVFCQNYPISSLGNGNEFSLEELVDKMLLLQDKGVHNINFVTPTHYSAHVAKAVYLAKKKGLTIPILSNNSGYESVETLKLLEGLIDIYLPDIKYADNEIALKYSGVKDYVEVNRAALKEMQRQVGNLEFDENGIAKSGLLIRHMVMPENLENTRASLEFISLRLSPQTYVSLMAQYHPANKSYNFKELSRGLTKEEYDKAAEYLKLYGLENGWMQELEN comes from the coding sequence ATGAATTTTGAAAAAAATATAGAAACTTTGTTTTCAATGCAGGACGCCTGCGTTATTTGTCCTAAAAAGTGTAAAGCTAAAAGAAACGCCGGACAAAAAGGTCTTTGCAAAACTGCCGATAAAATATTTATAGCAAGCGCAAACGTTCACACGGGTGAGGAGCCGCCTATTTCCGGCAGCCGCGGTTCGGGCACAATATTTTTTTCAAACTGCACGCTTTCTTGCGTTTTCTGCCAGAATTATCCGATAAGCAGTCTTGGCAACGGCAATGAATTTTCGCTTGAAGAGCTTGTAGATAAAATGTTGCTGCTGCAGGATAAAGGCGTTCATAATATTAATTTTGTAACGCCTACTCATTATAGCGCGCATGTTGCAAAAGCAGTTTATCTGGCAAAAAAGAAAGGTTTGACAATTCCGATTCTTTCAAACAACAGCGGTTATGAAAGCGTTGAAACTTTAAAGCTTCTGGAAGGACTTATAGATATTTATCTGCCCGATATAAAATATGCCGATAACGAAATTGCGTTAAAATATTCCGGCGTTAAAGATTATGTTGAAGTAAATCGCGCGGCATTAAAAGAAATGCAAAGACAAGTCGGAAATTTAGAATTTGACGAAAACGGCATAGCAAAAAGCGGACTTTTAATAAGACATATGGTAATGCCGGAAAATTTAGAAAATACGCGCGCTTCTTTAGAGTTTATATCGCTGCGGCTTTCGCCGCAAACTTATGTAAGCCTTATGGCGCAGTATCATCCGGCAAATAAATCTTACAATTTTAAAGAACTTTCAAGAGGACTTACAAAAGAAGAATACGATAAAGCTGCAGAATATTTAAAGCTTTACGGTTTGGAAAACGGCTGGATGCAGGAATTGGAGAATTAA
- a CDS encoding M16 family metallopeptidase, whose amino-acid sequence MKSKILFIAACFLFASGCASKGAETVKYDNGLTAVFLYNQESLAASVNVFVRAGAIDEKPSQAGLSHFLEHLMFKGSKNYPGDALSRNTENLGGYINAMTSKDFTRYYINIQKDGVPETIKMLADAMQNPLFPQEEIDKESKVVIEEIKIHLDNPVSVLYDKFCDMIYEKSAMKNSVIGRAEVIANVSRDEIYEYYSSHYVPEKMLVIIAGNFDVKKAQKLVAQTFGKFEKKAPPAEPNLIEPVHPSKNYVKKSDVEVSYMVNAFLGPDDSSDDMFAGDIASIILGGSKSSRLNMVLKEEKQLVYSIGSASVSSKGTGVFYIYSVFDAKNMDAIKTEVRKQIEKIIADGVTDEELNRAKIAVKTGWSFSQEKPSDIAHERGYWAVIGKPDYPDVYLSKIESVTSDDVKNFFTKYYLPDAVTNTALIPEKTK is encoded by the coding sequence ATGAAAAGTAAAATTTTATTTATCGCGGCTTGTTTTTTGTTTGCCAGCGGCTGCGCTTCAAAAGGAGCGGAAACAGTGAAATACGATAACGGGCTTACGGCTGTTTTTTTATACAATCAGGAAAGTTTAGCGGCTTCGGTAAACGTTTTTGTTCGCGCCGGAGCAATAGACGAAAAACCGTCTCAGGCGGGGCTTTCGCATTTTTTAGAGCATTTAATGTTTAAAGGAAGTAAAAATTATCCGGGCGACGCTTTAAGCAGAAATACTGAAAATCTCGGCGGATACATAAACGCCATGACTTCTAAAGATTTTACAAGGTATTACATTAACATACAAAAAGACGGCGTGCCCGAAACAATAAAAATGCTTGCCGACGCAATGCAAAACCCGTTATTTCCGCAGGAAGAAATAGACAAAGAAAGCAAGGTTGTTATTGAAGAAATAAAAATACATTTAGATAATCCCGTTTCCGTTCTTTACGATAAATTTTGCGATATGATTTACGAAAAAAGCGCTATGAAAAACAGCGTTATAGGAAGAGCCGAAGTTATAGCAAACGTAAGCCGCGATGAAATTTATGAGTATTATTCTTCGCATTATGTTCCCGAGAAAATGCTTGTTATAATAGCCGGAAATTTTGACGTTAAAAAGGCGCAAAAACTTGTGGCGCAAACTTTCGGTAAATTTGAAAAAAAGGCGCCGCCTGCGGAACCTAATCTTATAGAGCCGGTTCATCCGTCTAAAAATTACGTTAAAAAAAGCGATGTTGAAGTTTCGTATATGGTAAACGCATTTTTAGGTCCGGACGATTCTTCCGACGATATGTTTGCGGGCGATATAGCTTCCATAATTTTGGGCGGCTCAAAATCTTCGCGTCTTAACATGGTTTTAAAAGAAGAAAAACAGCTGGTTTATTCTATAGGTTCGGCGTCTGTTTCTTCAAAAGGGACGGGAGTGTTTTATATTTACAGCGTCTTTGACGCAAAAAATATGGACGCTATAAAAACGGAAGTCAGAAAACAAATTGAAAAAATTATTGCGGACGGCGTTACCGACGAAGAACTTAACAGAGCAAAAATTGCGGTAAAAACAGGCTGGAGTTTTTCTCAGGAAAAACCGTCGGATATTGCTCACGAAAGAGGATACTGGGCGGTTATAGGAAAGCCCGATTATCCGGATGTTTATCTTTCCAAAATAGAATCCGTTACTTCGGACGACGTTAAAAACTTTTTTACTAAATATTATTTGCCCGACGCAGTTACAAATACCGCGCTTATACCGGAGAAAACAAAATGA
- a CDS encoding M16 family metallopeptidase — protein MKKILTAVIFLQILFVSAAFGGEMETFKLTNDIKVIFDKTNGPKVVSVRVFTPVSAVCENSKNSGVSALTSRLMTKSTLNRSNEVLANDTDNIGSDIYCDIDYDYANIGLNVLAEYFDKGAELLADVVINPAFNDKELEFEIKDAVAGLNSRKDSINAVATDNFTKLFYGGLPYSLPVAGSVSSIKKITSQDLKQWHKYSYNASNIFIVVAGNIDKKTVKENLEKYFSDIEKGEKFQKPVFEIEKPSKSVRRIKGKFNQAYIYKGFLAPSVSDKEFLSLKAAGAVLGGKMSSRLFVELREKLGLAYNVSVAYPTRVEDSYFAIYIGLDKKNINLTLQKIDEILKDFCENEVGAQELKDTKTYVAGIYALDRQTVNNLTYYYGIREIWGQGYKYDEKYIKDFNKVSSKDINAVANLIFKRQPLTVVID, from the coding sequence ATGAAAAAAATATTGACGGCTGTTATTTTTTTGCAAATTTTGTTTGTGTCCGCAGCGTTTGGAGGAGAAATGGAAACGTTTAAATTAACAAACGATATAAAAGTTATATTTGATAAAACAAACGGACCTAAAGTAGTTTCGGTTAGAGTTTTTACGCCTGTTTCAGCAGTTTGCGAGAATAGTAAAAATTCCGGAGTCTCTGCTTTAACGTCAAGGCTTATGACAAAATCAACGCTCAACCGTTCTAATGAAGTTTTGGCAAACGATACGGATAATATAGGCTCTGATATTTATTGCGACATAGATTATGACTACGCAAATATAGGGCTTAACGTATTGGCTGAATACTTTGATAAAGGCGCCGAACTTTTGGCTGATGTCGTTATAAATCCGGCGTTTAACGATAAAGAGCTTGAGTTTGAAATAAAAGACGCCGTTGCGGGGCTGAATTCAAGAAAAGACAGCATTAACGCCGTAGCGACGGATAATTTTACAAAATTGTTTTACGGCGGGCTTCCGTATTCTTTGCCTGTTGCCGGCAGCGTTTCTTCAATAAAAAAAATAACTTCTCAAGATTTAAAGCAATGGCATAAGTATTCTTATAACGCTTCAAATATTTTTATTGTTGTTGCGGGCAATATTGATAAAAAAACCGTTAAAGAAAATTTGGAAAAATATTTTTCTGATATAGAAAAAGGCGAGAAATTTCAGAAACCTGTTTTTGAAATAGAAAAACCTTCTAAATCCGTCCGCAGGATTAAAGGGAAATTTAATCAGGCTTATATTTATAAAGGTTTTCTTGCTCCGTCGGTGTCGGATAAAGAGTTTTTGTCTCTTAAGGCTGCGGGAGCCGTGCTTGGCGGTAAAATGTCCAGCAGGCTTTTTGTTGAGCTTAGAGAGAAACTCGGTCTTGCTTACAATGTAAGCGTGGCGTATCCTACAAGAGTTGAAGACAGCTATTTTGCAATATACATAGGTCTTGATAAAAAAAATATCAATTTAACCCTTCAAAAAATTGACGAGATATTAAAAGATTTTTGCGAAAACGAAGTAGGCGCGCAGGAATTGAAAGATACAAAAACTTATGTTGCCGGCATTTACGCCTTGGACAGGCAAACCGTTAACAATCTTACTTATTACTACGGCATTCGCGAAATTTGGGGGCAGGGGTATAAGTACGATGAAAAGTATATAAAAGATTTTAATAAAGTAAGTTCAAAAGATATAAACGCCGTCGCAAATTTAATTTTCAAAAGGCAGCCTCTTACGGTTGTAATTGATTAA
- a CDS encoding peptide-binding protein: MKKISVLILFFLLACSPKDFENSASENSSETPSYGDVYVMANLSDASYLNPVLAADTSSGVVLEKIFNGLIKYDKDLKITGDLAQSFEVSQDGLEITFHLRKNVKWHDGKRFSARDVFFTYKTLTDPNTKTPYSSNFTMIKEFKIIDDYTIKVVYHEPFAPNLESWGMYIIAEHVFKGQDINTAPANRKPIGTGPYKFKSWETDQKIVLEANPDYYEGKPYINGFVVRVVPDQSVQFLELRSQSLDSVSLTPDQWNAYDSFFKHYNKYRESVFAFTYLGFNMKRKPFDDKKFRQAVQYAINKKDIIQGVLLGTGKEATGPYPPQSWAYNNKIKPSEYNPQKAVEILKSLGFDDVNGDGYLDYKGKSFEFTITTNQGNRQRELSAQIIQENLKKIGLKVNIRVIEFSAFLNQYIAKRDFDAVIMGWSLTLDPDQYALWHSAQTAPREYNFMSYNNPEADKLFEEGRTTFSQDERKKKYFRIQEIMAEDIPCVFLYYPENLTALHKRFHGVKEAPIGIGYNFIKWWVPKNQIKYSFQE; encoded by the coding sequence ATGAAAAAAATATCGGTTTTAATTTTATTTTTTCTTTTAGCTTGCTCGCCAAAGGATTTTGAAAACTCCGCTTCGGAAAATTCTTCCGAAACTCCTTCTTACGGCGACGTTTATGTTATGGCAAATTTAAGCGATGCGTCTTATTTAAATCCTGTTCTTGCAGCCGACACTTCATCCGGAGTTGTGTTGGAGAAAATTTTTAACGGACTTATAAAATACGATAAAGATTTAAAAATAACCGGAGATTTGGCGCAAAGTTTTGAAGTGTCCCAAGACGGGCTTGAGATAACTTTCCATTTAAGAAAAAATGTCAAATGGCACGACGGAAAACGCTTTAGCGCCCGCGATGTGTTTTTTACTTATAAGACTTTGACGGATCCGAATACAAAAACCCCATACTCTTCCAATTTCACTATGATTAAAGAATTTAAAATCATAGACGATTACACAATTAAAGTTGTCTATCACGAACCTTTCGCCCCCAACCTTGAAAGCTGGGGAATGTATATAATTGCGGAACATGTTTTTAAAGGACAAGATATAAACACCGCGCCGGCAAATAGAAAACCTATAGGAACCGGCCCCTATAAATTTAAATCGTGGGAAACGGATCAAAAAATAGTTTTGGAAGCAAATCCGGATTATTACGAGGGAAAACCTTACATAAACGGATTTGTAGTAAGAGTTGTTCCTGATCAGTCAGTGCAGTTTTTAGAGTTAAGAAGCCAATCTTTAGATTCCGTTTCTTTAACGCCTGACCAGTGGAACGCATACGATTCTTTTTTCAAACATTACAATAAATACAGAGAATCGGTTTTTGCGTTTACATACCTTGGTTTTAACATGAAACGCAAACCTTTTGACGATAAAAAATTCAGGCAAGCCGTTCAATACGCGATAAATAAAAAAGATATTATTCAAGGCGTTCTTCTTGGAACGGGAAAAGAAGCCACAGGCCCTTATCCGCCGCAAAGCTGGGCTTATAACAATAAAATAAAACCGTCCGAATACAACCCTCAAAAAGCCGTTGAAATTTTGAAATCGCTTGGTTTTGACGACGTAAACGGCGACGGATATCTTGATTATAAAGGCAAATCTTTTGAATTTACAATAACTACAAATCAGGGAAACAGGCAGAGAGAACTTTCCGCGCAAATTATTCAGGAAAATCTGAAAAAAATAGGCTTGAAAGTAAATATAAGAGTAATAGAATTTTCTGCATTTTTAAATCAGTACATAGCAAAAAGAGATTTTGACGCCGTAATTATGGGCTGGAGTCTTACTCTTGATCCGGACCAATACGCTTTATGGCATTCCGCGCAAACGGCGCCGAGAGAATATAATTTTATGTCTTATAATAATCCGGAAGCGGATAAACTTTTTGAAGAAGGCAGAACAACTTTTAGCCAAGACGAGCGAAAAAAGAAATATTTTAGAATACAGGAAATTATGGCTGAAGACATTCCGTGCGTTTTTTTGTATTACCCTGAAAATCTTACCGCTTTGCACAAAAGATTTCACGGAGTCAAAGAAGCGCCGATAGGCATAGGCTACAACTTCATAAAGTGGTGGGTGCCGAAAAATCAAATAAAATATTCGTTTCAGGAATAG
- a CDS encoding ABC transporter permease, which yields MYKYILKRLLYSIPIIVGITVITFAVMFFTPGKPTDAITDFNTKITSESKERLYQLYGLDKPVYEQYWNWFKRVIVFDFGQSFKDGQPASEKIIQRLPATILLNVLSMLLMLIVAVPAGVYSAVKKYTAGDRVLTSFMFICFSVPAFWVALMLMIVFGLWLGWLPISGIVSFNFDRLSLLGKVWDLSKHLILPVFVSSLASFAVLSRYVRSGMLDVLKQDYIKAAYAKGFSRKDIIFKHALKNALLPLITIIGLSIPALVGGSFIIETVFSYPGMGRLGFEAIMARDYPVIMGIGVISAFLTLAGNIVADVLYSVADPRIRYK from the coding sequence ATGTATAAATACATATTAAAAAGACTTCTTTATTCAATACCCATAATTGTCGGGATAACGGTTATAACTTTTGCCGTTATGTTTTTTACTCCCGGTAAACCTACCGATGCAATTACCGATTTTAATACAAAAATTACGTCGGAATCCAAAGAGCGTTTATATCAACTTTACGGTTTGGACAAACCTGTTTACGAGCAATACTGGAACTGGTTTAAAAGAGTAATAGTTTTTGATTTCGGACAATCGTTTAAAGACGGTCAGCCTGCGTCTGAAAAAATAATTCAAAGACTTCCCGCTACAATATTGTTAAACGTTTTATCAATGCTGCTTATGTTAATTGTGGCTGTTCCCGCAGGCGTGTATTCCGCGGTTAAAAAATATACCGCAGGCGACAGAGTTCTTACGTCGTTTATGTTTATATGTTTTTCCGTGCCTGCGTTTTGGGTAGCGTTAATGCTTATGATAGTTTTCGGGCTATGGCTTGGCTGGCTGCCTATATCGGGAATAGTTTCATTTAATTTTGATCGGCTTTCTCTTTTGGGGAAAGTTTGGGATTTAAGCAAACATTTAATTCTGCCTGTCTTTGTTTCGTCGCTTGCATCGTTTGCCGTTTTATCAAGATACGTGCGTTCCGGAATGCTTGACGTTTTAAAACAAGATTATATTAAAGCGGCGTATGCTAAAGGGTTTAGCCGTAAAGATATAATTTTCAAGCACGCTTTAAAAAACGCTTTGCTTCCTTTAATTACAATAATTGGCTTGTCCATACCCGCTCTTGTCGGCGGAAGTTTTATTATAGAAACGGTTTTTTCTTATCCGGGCATGGGGCGTTTAGGTTTTGAAGCCATTATGGCAAGAGACTATCCCGTTATAATGGGTATAGGCGTAATTTCAGCGTTTTTAACGCTGGCGGGAAATATCGTAGCCGACGTTTTATATTCCGTTGCCGATCCGAGGATTCGCTACAAATGA
- a CDS encoding ABC transporter permease — MKKLLKNRAAFTGLVFLTVVILAAAFAPLITPYDPSSQDLTQRLAAPSAAHILGTDDLGRDVLSRIIYGARISISVGFFAVLLTVIIGSLVGMFAGYFGGVADSALMRFTDIMLCFPTFFLILLVIAFFEPNIYNVMIVIGITSWTGLARIVRAEVLSVREREFVLASKMLAVSKFRLFFRHILPNVISPIIVYSAIGVGSAILTESGLSFLGLGVQPPTASWGQILMQGKDYIYVAWWLSVFPGIAILLTVLSFNLLGETLRDVLDPKDNT, encoded by the coding sequence ATGAAAAAATTATTAAAAAATAGAGCGGCTTTCACAGGACTTGTTTTTTTGACGGTTGTAATTTTAGCCGCTGCGTTTGCGCCGTTAATTACGCCGTATGATCCCTCGTCGCAGGATTTAACTCAAAGGCTTGCTGCGCCGTCCGCAGCGCATATTCTTGGAACCGACGACTTGGGAAGAGACGTGCTGTCGCGAATAATTTACGGCGCGAGAATTTCAATTTCCGTCGGTTTTTTTGCGGTTCTTTTAACCGTTATAATAGGTTCTCTTGTCGGAATGTTTGCCGGATATTTCGGGGGAGTTGCCGACAGCGCGCTTATGCGTTTTACAGATATTATGCTTTGCTTTCCGACGTTTTTTTTAATACTTCTTGTAATAGCTTTTTTTGAGCCTAATATTTATAACGTTATGATTGTAATAGGAATAACTTCGTGGACGGGTCTTGCAAGAATTGTGCGCGCTGAAGTTTTGTCCGTGCGTGAAAGGGAATTTGTTTTGGCGTCAAAGATGCTGGCGGTTAGCAAGTTTCGTCTTTTTTTCAGACATATTTTGCCAAACGTTATTTCTCCTATAATAGTTTACAGCGCTATAGGCGTGGGAAGCGCAATACTTACGGAATCGGGGCTTTCGTTTTTAGGGCTTGGAGTTCAGCCGCCTACGGCGTCTTGGGGGCAAATTCTTATGCAGGGTAAAGATTATATTTATGTCGCGTGGTGGTTGTCTGTGTTTCCGGGCATTGCAATACTTTTGACGGTACTGTCTTTTAATTTGCTCGGGGAAACTTTAAGAGACGTTTTAGATCCTAAGGATAATACATGA
- a CDS encoding ABC transporter ATP-binding protein → MIILAVKNLSVEYNISCGTVKAVRKISFNVKKGETFAVVGRSGSGKSSVASAVIGLSDIDGAIIKSGSITYDKKDFLKLSFEDKRKIRGKKISMIFQDPQSYLNPVVKIRKQMEESWTAHNPKASKKEIKTKVSEVLKKVRLDDAERILNSYPHMLSGGQKQRILIAMAIINEPEILIADEPTTGLDAAIQKQILDLLKDLKKSLGLTMIIITHNMKVAKKYSDTIAVMHAGKIIETGATARIFKNPKNNYTKLLINS, encoded by the coding sequence ATGATAATTCTTGCGGTAAAAAATTTATCCGTTGAATATAATATTTCTTGCGGAACCGTTAAAGCCGTAAGAAAAATTTCCTTTAACGTTAAAAAAGGGGAAACGTTTGCCGTTGTGGGGCGTTCCGGAAGCGGAAAAAGCAGCGTTGCGTCAGCCGTTATAGGTTTGTCGGATATAGACGGAGCAATAATAAAATCCGGAAGTATAACGTATGATAAAAAAGATTTTCTGAAATTGTCTTTTGAAGATAAAAGAAAAATTCGCGGCAAAAAAATATCTATGATTTTTCAGGATCCGCAGTCTTACTTAAACCCTGTTGTAAAAATAAGAAAGCAGATGGAAGAATCTTGGACGGCGCATAATCCTAAAGCCTCAAAAAAAGAAATAAAAACAAAAGTAAGCGAAGTCCTGAAAAAAGTTCGGCTTGATGACGCTGAAAGGATTTTAAACTCTTATCCCCATATGCTTTCAGGGGGGCAAAAACAGAGAATTTTAATAGCTATGGCTATAATTAACGAACCTGAAATCTTAATTGCCGACGAGCCGACAACAGGGCTTGACGCGGCTATTCAAAAACAAATTTTAGATTTGTTAAAAGATTTGAAAAAAAGTTTAGGGCTTACTATGATTATAATAACGCACAATATGAAGGTAGCAAAAAAATATTCGGACACAATAGCGGTAATGCACGCCGGCAAAATAATAGAAACTGGCGCTACTGCGAGAATTTTTAAAAATCCTAAAAACAATTACACAAAGCTTTTAATTAATTCTTAA
- a CDS encoding ABC transporter ATP-binding protein: protein MLLEVKKLSKIYSEKSFFKESRFLALNKVSFNLQEGESLSIIGSSGCGKTTLGKILANIISFDLGSVRYLGEDLKKYPVARLSETVQMVFQNPYASLDPKLKIKSSLLEAFGNKKPADADKIMADTLKSVGLDAKILNNYPHQFSGGQRQRVAIARVLIKKPKLIIADEPFASLDIYSQNQITDIFKNIIKTTNTSIILITHDISAAAKFAKRMIIINEGKIIKDDTVKKVFAEKKDKYIVNLFSSTEF, encoded by the coding sequence ATGCTTTTAGAAGTAAAAAAATTATCTAAAATATATTCCGAAAAAAGCTTTTTTAAAGAAAGCCGCTTTCTTGCTTTAAACAAGGTAAGTTTTAATCTGCAGGAGGGAGAAAGTCTTTCAATTATAGGAAGCTCCGGCTGCGGAAAAACTACTTTAGGAAAAATTCTGGCAAATATTATCTCTTTTGATTTAGGAAGCGTTCGTTATCTCGGAGAAGATTTAAAAAAATATCCCGTTGCGCGTTTGTCTGAAACAGTGCAAATGGTATTTCAAAACCCTTACGCTTCTTTAGACCCTAAACTTAAAATTAAATCTTCTCTTCTGGAAGCTTTCGGCAATAAAAAACCGGCAGATGCCGATAAAATTATGGCCGATACTTTAAAAAGCGTTGGGCTTGACGCTAAAATTTTAAATAATTATCCTCATCAGTTTTCCGGAGGACAAAGACAGAGAGTAGCCATAGCCAGAGTTCTTATAAAAAAGCCTAAACTTATAATAGCCGACGAACCTTTTGCGTCTTTGGATATCTATTCGCAAAACCAGATAACCGATATTTTTAAAAATATAATTAAAACCACAAACACGTCTATAATTTTAATAACGCACGATATTTCCGCCGCCGCAAAATTTGCAAAAAGAATGATAATAATAAATGAAGGCAAAATTATAAAAGACGATACCGTAAAAAAAGTTTTTGCGGAGAAAAAAGATAAATATATAGTTAATCTTTTTTCTTCAACGGAGTTTTAA
- a CDS encoding HD domain-containing protein, protein MEKLIKTINGLSGGCEVYGVGGFARDLLLKRKHEDIDLAVNKNAQKFSKKLAVSLKAKFVILDDKNKIYRIMLSKDYPVKNIDVSLFDGKTINEDLKNRDFTINAAAFKLKDFASYKKNLLTVNNKVLKDLKTKTIRAVSDNIFKSDPLRMLRAFRFSAELKFALSKDTLSLIKKYSSSVLNSAPERIKNEFFRILSAGNSREILEVMDKCLLLPALFDAISHMKKASKKHYYHPGGLFEHSFETMSAAENILNNLRKYFPENAAELKEHFFKTGEYSENITRANLLKFAALFHDSAKPETAKKEGAKMRFFGHEDLGAKKISDVMKSLKMGKKEISAASFLVSKHMRPSTLTKNNIVTKKASLKFFRDIEDNTPDLLILSMADWHSYKKLKIHSKKELKFQEDSVRKLLKEFYELKNKKPLSKIIDGHIVMKKFALKPGPWIGDLVNLVLEKQYEGKLADTAAALKFLDSKLTQIKKKYKL, encoded by the coding sequence ATGGAAAAATTAATAAAAACAATTAACGGTTTATCCGGCGGCTGCGAAGTTTACGGCGTAGGCGGTTTTGCGCGCGATTTGCTTTTAAAGCGCAAACACGAAGATATTGATTTGGCAGTAAATAAAAACGCGCAAAAATTTTCTAAAAAACTTGCCGTGTCGCTGAAAGCAAAGTTTGTGATTCTTGACGATAAAAATAAAATTTACAGAATAATGCTTTCTAAAGATTATCCCGTAAAAAATATAGACGTCTCTCTTTTTGACGGCAAAACTATCAACGAAGATTTAAAAAACAGAGATTTTACGATAAATGCCGCGGCGTTTAAACTGAAAGATTTTGCAAGTTATAAAAAAAATCTTTTAACGGTAAACAATAAAGTATTAAAAGATTTAAAAACAAAAACCATAAGAGCGGTTTCGGACAATATTTTTAAAAGCGATCCTTTAAGAATGTTAAGAGCTTTCAGGTTTTCGGCGGAACTTAAATTTGCGCTTTCAAAAGATACTTTATCATTAATAAAAAAATATTCAAGCTCTGTTTTAAACTCCGCGCCCGAAAGAATAAAAAATGAGTTTTTCAGAATTTTATCCGCCGGCAATTCGCGCGAAATTTTAGAAGTTATGGATAAATGCTTGCTGTTGCCTGCGCTTTTTGACGCAATTTCGCACATGAAGAAAGCTTCAAAAAAACACTACTATCACCCCGGCGGACTTTTTGAGCATTCTTTTGAAACTATGTCTGCTGCAGAAAATATTTTAAATAATCTGCGCAAGTATTTTCCGGAAAATGCCGCAGAACTTAAAGAACATTTTTTTAAAACCGGAGAGTATTCTGAAAATATTACGCGAGCTAACCTTTTAAAGTTTGCCGCTTTATTTCATGACAGCGCAAAACCGGAAACTGCAAAAAAAGAAGGCGCAAAAATGAGGTTTTTCGGTCATGAAGATCTTGGCGCTAAAAAAATATCCGATGTAATGAAATCTTTGAAAATGGGGAAAAAAGAAATTTCCGCCGCGTCTTTTCTTGTGTCCAAACATATGAGGCCTTCAACTCTTACAAAAAATAATATAGTTACAAAAAAAGCCTCCTTAAAGTTTTTCAGAGATATTGAAGACAACACGCCCGATTTGCTTATTTTGTCTATGGCTGACTGGCACTCGTATAAGAAACTTAAAATTCATTCAAAAAAAGAACTTAAATTTCAGGAAGATTCCGTCAGAAAACTTCTTAAAGAGTTTTACGAACTTAAAAACAAAAAACCTCTTTCAAAAATTATAGACGGACACATCGTTATGAAAAAATTTGCATTAAAACCCGGTCCGTGGATTGGCGACCTTGTCAATCTTGTTCTTGAAAAGCAATATGAAGGAAAACTTGCGGATACTGCCGCCGCTCTTAAGTTTCTTGACTCAAAATTGACACAAATTAAGAAAAAATATAAACTTTGA